One window from the genome of Nicotiana tomentosiformis chromosome 5, ASM39032v3, whole genome shotgun sequence encodes:
- the LOC138892578 gene encoding uncharacterized protein, whose product MGSLAYIPVGERLLALDVQALANRFVRLDISEPSRLLTCMVSRSSLFERIKAHHYDDTHLLVLKDTVQPSDAKDVTIGDNGVLRMQGQICVANVDGLRELVLEEAQILRYSIHPGAAKMYQNLRQYYWWQRMKKDIVEYVARCLNC is encoded by the coding sequence atgggcagtcttgcgtatattccagttggggagagacTGTTAGCATTGGATGTCCAGGCTTTAGCAAAtcggtttgtgaggttggatatttcagagcctagccggctTCTTACTTGCATGGTTtcacggtcttctttgtttgagcgcatcaaggcgcATCATTATGATGATACCCACTTGCTTGTTCTGAAGGACACGGTACAACCCAGTGATGctaaagatgttactattggagacaatggggtattgaggatgcagggtcagatcTGTGTTgcaaatgtggatgggttacgtgagttagttcttgaggaggcccaaatTTTAcgctattccattcatccgggtgctgcgaagatgtatcaaaaTTTAAGGCAGTACTATTGGTGgcagaggatgaagaaagatattgttgagtatgttgctcggtgtttgaactgttag